The Nilaparvata lugens isolate BPH unplaced genomic scaffold, ASM1435652v1 scaffold5960, whole genome shotgun sequence genomic interval aaaaatagcaaTACACTTAGGCTATATAATAACTGAAATTTAATAAAACctaaatagtaataaaaatctATGTTGATTTCACATTTTAGTTAAGCAGGAGTCCGTGTTGATTTCTACGCTATAATCTTATCTTTCAAAtctattcttatttcttatcaTTTCAAAGTAATGTAGCAGTTCTTGAAAGAATGTAAccattttgttttaaatttatCCAGGCTACTTTTATCTCTCTAAATGTTTGACTGTATTTCGTTGATGCATTCTTCAATGAGCAACAACTCCTTGAAAATATGTTATACTTCAGGCGAACCTGAAGGTGAACAAGGAAATGAGCGAATGGAAATGGGTGAATATGGAAGCTGAACAATACTCCAAATTACGCAACATCGTGATCCAGGGAATCCCTGAAACGAAGGGAGAAGACATTTATTCTCTACTGGACGCAGTCGCCAAAGCCCTGAAAGTGACCTATCAGCAGGGAGAAATATCGAATGCCCACCGATTAGCGCCCTCGAGAAACAACTATCCAACAGCTATAGTTGTTTCGTTTGTTCGTCGTCCAGTAAGGGCCGAGTGGCTGCAGGCAGCTCGAACTATTAAAATGAAGGCGTCTGACGTGAATGCCTCCTTTGGTGCGACTCCGGTATTCATAAACGAACACTTGTCCAAGCACAACAGTTATCTTCTAAAGCAGGCGAAGAATAGAGTGAAGGCAGGGGAGCTGTCACACGCGTGGGTGCGAGAGGGCAAGGTGTTCGTGAGGAAGACGCCGGACGCGAGAGCACGTCGAGTCTACTGGGCGCTTGACGACCTGCCGACGCCCTCCCCTACGCCACTCAGTGAAAGTGCTAATTTAAACGCAAATAAGTGAAGGTACTGTAATCCATTTCCTTTGGTTTTCTTATTCATTTGTTATCTCTGAACTATCTTATCTGAAATTTATTGAActgatttgaatttatttaaatttatttataatttatttgagtgtattgatttttttttttaaagtcttATTTGAATTGGTGATTTCTTATATTGGATAGTAGAATGCAACAGAGTCCCGCTTGATCGAAATTTTAATTGTATAAATACTGTTCCAAAAATCTAATTAGATCtatgagttgaaataattatgatttaataCTGTACAAAATTATTGCTCATAATATCTGCTCTAATCATTTATCACCAGCCAATTGAATacgaatataattattattcgattATACgattattatacaattatttttgCGTACCATAAATTTgcttaaaaacaatattatcccTTTGATTAATCTTCATATTTAAAAGGGAGGTACCTGAAGTATGAAGCTTTGTTCAATTTAAAACTTAAAATAATTAAGCCATTTTCCGTTTATCGTCTCAGTTGACTAGTTATTCGGCTACAAATTCTTCTGCTtggttttttaataattaacttCAGCCTCTTCTGTTAATAACTAGAGCTATAACATTGTTTCTTCATTGATACTCCAGTAAAATTTTCGCACTTATATTAGGGTATGTTTACTTTATCCtccattcattcaatcattcatttcatATGACAGTAAAAAGAtcagaattaattgaatatagTATTAATATGAGCACTAGATTAATTTATGTGATTTTCTTATGGTTTTCAGTCCACAAGCTATAATAATTTCTAGTATGGTAATaaactagtaataataatttattaatctcAGGTAGAAcggttttcattatttttctagaCAATATATCATTACTCATAGTatctctttttctattttattttcc includes:
- the LOC120356147 gene encoding uncharacterized protein LOC120356147 translates to MSEWKWVNMEAEQYSKLRNIVIQGIPETKGEDIYSLLDAVAKALKVTYQQGEISNAHRLAPSRNNYPTAIVVSFVRRPVRAEWLQAARTIKMKASDVNASFGATPVFINEHLSKHNSYLLKQAKNRVKAGELSHAWVREGKVFVRKTPDARARRVYWALDDLPTPSPTPLSESANLNANK